A part of Amycolatopsis camponoti genomic DNA contains:
- a CDS encoding phage distal tail protein: MGGETLSAVSLALPVYEVDGWAGNVVDADGVEWWVTKEDGWSTGPGVRLELADRPQRDGAFDAPSFRAARVITLEGTAVAPDEDAHERAKDRIAAVLADGSAPAELVVRERTVTRRALVRLSAGTKVADTTPVSFDWSLQVTAPDPLRYGADVHELSCGLPKPGRGITLPLRFPLVFGQSEGGSLAVVNGGTVTTRPVWTITGPCTQPVIRNDSTGERLAFSLSLAEGDVLTVDTAARTVFLGTASRRSVLQPRSSWFGFPPGGTAIGFEAFDDAEAGTLTVRWRDAWI, translated from the coding sequence ATGGGCGGCGAAACGCTGAGTGCCGTGTCGCTCGCGCTGCCGGTCTACGAAGTGGACGGCTGGGCGGGCAACGTCGTGGACGCGGACGGCGTCGAGTGGTGGGTGACCAAGGAGGACGGCTGGTCGACCGGGCCCGGCGTGCGGCTCGAACTCGCCGACCGCCCCCAGCGCGACGGCGCTTTCGACGCGCCGTCGTTCCGCGCGGCGCGGGTGATCACCTTGGAGGGCACCGCCGTCGCGCCCGACGAAGACGCCCACGAGCGGGCGAAGGACCGGATCGCCGCGGTCCTCGCGGACGGCTCGGCACCGGCCGAGCTCGTCGTGCGGGAGCGCACCGTGACCCGCCGTGCGCTGGTCCGGCTGTCCGCCGGGACCAAGGTCGCCGACACCACACCGGTGAGCTTCGACTGGTCCCTGCAGGTCACCGCGCCCGATCCGCTGCGCTACGGCGCGGACGTCCACGAGCTGTCCTGCGGGCTGCCGAAACCCGGGCGAGGCATCACCTTGCCGCTCCGGTTCCCGTTGGTGTTCGGGCAATCCGAGGGCGGCTCACTGGCGGTCGTGAACGGCGGCACGGTGACCACCCGTCCGGTGTGGACGATCACCGGCCCGTGCACGCAGCCGGTGATCCGCAACGATTCGACCGGCGAACGGCTCGCGTTCTCGCTGAGCCTCGCCGAAGGGGACGTGCTGACCGTCGACACCGCCGCGCGCACGGTGTTCCTCGGCACGGCGTCCCGCCGTTCGGTGCTGCAGCCGCGGTCGAGCTGGTTCGGGTTCCCGCCGGGCGGCACGGCGATCGGGTTCGAAGCTTTCGACGACGCCGAAGCGGGCACGCTGACCGTCCGCTGGCGGGACGCGTGGATCTGA